A single region of the Metarhizium brunneum chromosome 6, complete sequence genome encodes:
- the FUB3 gene encoding Aspartate kinase FUB3, whose translation MVSSTYSNASDKGWIVQKFGGTSVGKFPDKIARDIVKTSLLKHRVVVVCSARSTGKKAEGTTSRLLAVYKILKEVGLAYATCSPDEQLALIEQANGIITDICNDHVFAAEAYIQDPSLKEFLARRIEAECQELIEYILAAKRFNLEINSRAKDRVISFGEKLACLYMTVLLQDVGVDAEYVDLCDILHYDASAPVDSSFYKAATAAFARKLDACGTRVPVVTGFFGNVPGSLIDGDIGRGYTDLCAGLCAVGLKAEELQIWKEVDGIFTADPSKVPTARLLSSITPSEAAELTFYGSEVIHHLTMDQVIHAQPPIPIRIKNVKNPRGNGTIVVPNPVLSASHQLLRNSPSEVQCIKTPKRPTAVTIKDHISVINVHSNKRSISHGFFARVFSILDKYAISVDLISTSEVHVSLAIHSVSTRIDNFANAKQSLAECGEVSVLSNMAILSLVGADMKNMIGVAGKMFSTLGEHNVNLEMISQGASEINISCVIEARDATRAMNVLHTHLFTFLE comes from the exons ATGGTGAGCTCGACATATAGCAATGCGTCAGATAAGGGCTGGATAGTCCAGAAGTTTGGGGGTACAAGCGTCGGCAAGTTTCCTGACAAG ATTGCCCGCGATATCGTCAA GACAAGCTTGTTAAAACATCGTGTTGTTGTGGTGTGCTCTGCGAGGAGTACGGGGAAGAAGGCCGAGGGCACCACCAGCCG GCTACTTGCAGTCTATAAAATTTTGAAGGAAGTTGGACTAGCCTATGCCACATGTTCACCAGACGAGCAACTCGCCCTCATTGAGCAGGCCAATGGAATCATCACCGACATTTGTAACGACCACGTCTTTGCAGCAGAGGCCTACATCCAAGATCCCAGTTTGAAAGAATTTCTTGCCCGCAGAATTGAGGCTGAGTGCCAGGAACTCATTGAATATATTCTGGCAGCCAAACGCTTCAATCTCGAAATCAACTCAAGAGCCAAAGACCGCGTCATTAGCTTTGGCGAGAAGCTCGCATGCTTATACATGACGGTTCTCCTGCAGGATGTT GGAGTCGATGCAGAGTATGTTGATTTATGCGACATTCTACACTATGATGCTTCGGCACCTGTAGATTCCAGCTTTTACAAGGCTGCCACTGCTGCTTTCGCGAGGAAACTTGACGCATGCGGCACTCGGGTACCCGTCGTGACGGGCTTTTTCGGCAACGTCCCCGGCAGTCTTATTGATGGCGATATCGGACGCGGGTACACGGATTTGTGCGCAGGGTTATGTGCAGTTGGCCTCAAGGCGGAGGAACTGCAGATTTGGAAAGAAGTTGATGGCATCTTTACAGCAGATCCATCCAAGGTTCCAACAGCACGGCTTTTATCATCGATTACACCATCCGAGGCCGCTGAATTGACGTTTTACGGGTCAGAGGTTATTCACCACCTTACTATGGATCAGGTCATCCACGCTCAGCCTCCTATACCGATCCGCATCAAGAATGTCAAGAATCCACGCGGCAACGGTACCATTGTCGTTCCTAATCCTGTTCTTTCAGCAAGTCATCAACTGCTTCGCAATTCTCCGTCAGAGGTACAGTGTATTAAGACTCCTAAGCGACCTACGGCTGTTACCATCAAGGATCACATCAGTGTCATAAACGTTCACTCCAACAAGCGCTCCATCTCACACGGGTTTTTTGCTCGAGTCTTCTCCATCCTCGACAAGTATGCCATCTCAGTCGATCTCATCTCCACGTCCGAAGTCCATGTCTCCCTGGCGATTCATTCTGTGAGCACGCGCATTGACAACTTTGCCAATGCGAAGCAGAGCCTGGCTGAGTGCGGCGAAGTCAGCGTCTTGTCTAACATGGCGATTCTCAGTCTTGTTGGCGCGGATATGAAGAATATGATTGGTGTTGCTGGCAAAATGTTCTCCACGCTCGGTGAGCATAACGTCAACTTGGAAATGATATCTCAAG GCGCGAGCGAAATAAATATCTCATGTGTCATCGAGGCGCGGGACGCCACGCGGGCCATGAATGTCTTGCACACGCACTTATTCACGTTTCTCGAGTGA
- the RFX1 gene encoding Transcriptional regulator RFX1 codes for MEQDNNPPARTAVKSRKRPQSRASTTSVHSAATQPTMDQSAFADSSAMYAGQWIPNDHGHGKDMGPGPQMSPEDMILQAATHMQTANHEFSMDGSMGAGMAHPHHHHIPYQQQQHTMTRHPLPAEQYVAVNASFTEGDSQMLDRDDNEDGDSMSGPAGAAKPAATRSSANNELEMRQLFTANRHRKLQDVAGELHGNERGPNSERTRQVFAMLWINTVCSKGKGSVPRGRVYANYASRCATERITVLNPASFGKLVRVLFPGLKTRRLGVRGESKYHYVNFALVDDQPDLRESQPPAPRPLPEAKSLSQSFNTSVQGNSNTASRGSLPSPQEASQSQKSPDQAKSSSRSHSLYNQPDLASIDNIRNTSTKTELELSFLPADSGPVDQHDILALPAIELYLPQGTDPDAAKSLSALYRSHCTSLVECIRYCREKTFFHLYTSFQGTLTMPVQKLFGHAAIAPWIEGCDYVLYQRMMSIISGLTLQVVPKPVLDTLRNISERLVPHIRESFQGQPQHVLSAKESPAALFSGLIDRALRVNLTAHAAANMLSNPANRDQMYVDWITMIRARKVAECVPTRGMDDVVDILVTEMRDLLDPVNVPWEVECLTIYGDVVTRSGRQTDDGSGANSTGQNVLERWVNFLQNLPNKFAYASHTDILWCVERVGTSVMRDLTLAQGKSFGSWWVTKTWVDEMVCFLAEQGGFMKQKPRAQQATNTSTNAETAEKESSRQNSRYSSGSDELNLSNVSQSQPGRAPFPPPPNNNQATLGVSGGDPHDDSGIGIRTPEEEFPMDKFSFTGAENVGMTAELTTGTSL; via the exons ATGGAGCAAG ACAACAACCCACCGGCGCGCACTGCCGTCAAATCGAGGAAGCGTCCACAGTCCCGCGCCTCGACCACGTCTGTTCACAGCGCCGCAACACAACCTACCATGGACCAGTCGGCCTTCGCGGACTCATCAGCCATGTACGCTGGTCAATGGATTCCAAATGACCATGGTCATGGAAAGGACATGGGCCCCGGCCCGCAAATGTCGCCAGAAGATATGATCCTCCAAGCTGCCACCCATATGCAGACGGCAAACCACGAATTCTCGATGGACGGGTCCATGGGAGCCGGCATggctcatcctcatcatcaccacatcCCTtatcagcagcaacagcataCCATGACAAGACACCCTCTTCCCGCCGAGCAGTACGTTGCCGTCAACGCAAGCTTCACCGAAGGAGACAGCCAGATGCTCGACCGTGATGACAACGAGGATGGCGATTCCATGTCCGGACCTGCCGGAGCCGCGAAGCCTGCTGCCACTCGATCCAGCGCCAATAACGAACTCGAAATGAGGCAACTTTTCACTGCAAACCGCCATCGTAAGCTTCAAGACGTCGCTGGCGAGCTTCATGGCAATGAGCGAGGGCCCAATTCCGAGCGAACCCGTCAGGTTTTTGCCATGTTATG GATCAATACCGTCTGTTCCAAAGGGAAAGGCTCGGTACCCCGTGGCCGTGTATACGCGAATTATGCGTCACGGTGTGCCACGGAGAGAATCACGGTCCTGAACCCTGCTAGCTTCGGAAAGCTGGTCCGCGTTCTCTTCCCTGGTCTCAAGACCCGTCGCCTTGGTGTTCGCGGAGAATCCAAATATCATTATGTCAACTTTGCTCTGGTGGATGaccaaccagacttgagggAGTCGCAACCACCTGCCCCCAGACCACTTCCCGAAGCCAAGAGTCTCTCCCAAAGTTTCAA CACGTCCGTCCAGGGCAATAGCAATACTGCAAGTCGTGGTTCCTTGCCCTCGCCGCAAGAGGCTAGCCAAAGCCAGAAAAGTCCTGATCAAGCTAAATCCTCCAGCCGGTCTCATAGTCTGTACAACCAGCCTGACTTGGCCAGCATCGATAATATCCGAAATACCTCAACCAAGACGGAACTTGAGCTCTCATTCCTGCCTGCCGATAGTGGTCCAGTAGACCAGCATGACATTCTTGCTCTTCCAGCCATTGAACTATATCTTCCTCAGGGGACAGACCCCGATGCTGCCAAGTCGTTGTCTGCACTGTATCGTTCACATTGCACATCACTGGTAGAATGCATCCGGTACTGCAGAGAGAAGACATTCTTCCACCTATACACATCTTTCCAGGGCACTCTGACTATGCCAGTCCAAAAATTGTTTGGGCATGCCGCCATAGCACCATGGATCGAGGGATGTGATTACGTTTTATATCAACGCATGATGAGCATCATTTCCGGGCTTACCCTTCAAGTGGTACCCAAACCAGTTCTTGATACCCTCCGCAACATTTCAGAGAGACTGGTGCCACATATTCGCGAGTCATTTCAGGGACAGCCCCAGCATGTTCTATCTGCCAAGGAGTCACCCGCAGCCCTCTTTTCTGGCCTGATAGACCGAGCTCTGCGAGTCAACTTGACGGCACacgcagcagccaacatgCTGTCGAATCCTGCCAACAGGGACCAAATGTATGTCGACTGGATTACCATGATTCGCGCTAGGAAGGTTGCCGAGTGTGTGCCAACGCGTGGCATGGACGACGTGGTAGACATTCTAGTGACAGAGATGAGGGACCTTCTTGATCCGGTCAATGTTCCGTGGGAGGTCGAATGTCTGACAATATACGGGGATGTGGTCACCCGAAGCGGCAGACAAACCGATGATGGCAGTGGGGCAAACTCGACGGGCCAGAATGTTCTGGAGAGATGGGTCAATTTCCTGCAGAATCTGCCAAACAAATTCGCATATGCTTCGCACACAGATATTCTGTGGTGTGTTGAGCGGGTTGGTACCTCGGTCATGCGTGATCTCACGCTCGCCCAAGGAAAGAGTTTTGGCTCTTGGTGGGTGACGAAAACCTGGGTTGACGAGAtggtctgcttcttggcagAGCAAGGTGGTTTTATGAAACAGAAGCCTCGCGCCCAGCAAGCCACAAACACATCTACCAACGCGGAGACGGCAGAGAAGGAATCCAGCCGTCAAAACTCACGGTACAGCAGCGGCAGTGACGAATTGAACCTGTCCAATGTGTCTCAGTCACAACCTGGAAGGGCTCCGTTTCCTCCACCACCGAACAATAACCAAGCAACACTAGGAGTAAGCGGTGGAGATCCTCACGACGACAGCGGGATTGGTATCCGAACACCAGAAGAAGAGTTTCCGATGGACAAGTTCTCTTTTACGGGAGCTGAAAATGTTGGCATGACTGCAGAGTTGACAACTGGGACGAGCTTATAG